The Salvelinus fontinalis isolate EN_2023a chromosome 7, ASM2944872v1, whole genome shotgun sequence genomic sequence cattagggttagggaaaggtttggccggggtatgccgtcattgtaaataagaatttgttcttaactgacttgtctagttattTATAGGTTAAATGAAAAAATTTAATATCTGATCTGAAAAGATcttatgtgattggtcaaaagaccagttAGTGCAAAACAGATCATAATTGGCCtgtctgtgtaaacacagccacacacacacacactcctttgtGTGTTTTTGCACCGAACCATAGAACTTACGGGCTGGGCTCGGTTCTTTTCTCAAGGTGTGATATTTATCCTTTGGTCTGAGGCTGTAGCTCCTGTTGCTATCCTGCTGTATGTGTTTGTCTTGTGTCAGTATCCATGTAAATCCCATGCTGACATCCCCTTCGTCTTTAGAGTAAGAACATGATCCTGGACCAGGCCTACCTTTACATAAGTGAGCTGCAGAAACAAAATGACGCCATGCTTCTGGAAGGGGGAGAACGAGTACAAGGTGAGATATTTTGTGTGCTTCACAATAAGTATGGTGTGACAGTGCATTTTCCTATTTGTTTGCTTGCATTTTACAGTGTTTGAGCGTACACGTCTAGTTGTGCCAGTCTGTCTACATAGTGTTTGAACCTACCTGTGTGAGGTACtgataatatatgccatttagcgtTTTTGCGTACATTTTACATAGAGGTGTTTGAGAGTCTGTGTTGACGACCACTCATCCTTGTTGTCTCCAATCTCTGCAGTTGAGGAGATCCGACGGCTGCGGCGTCAGCTGGACGAGCTGCGAAGGGAGAGCGGCCATTACATTGAGTTGCTCAAAGCCCACGACATCAACTTCCTGGACGACCCCACCGTCCACTGGAAGGGAAAGCTGCGCTGTGCAAAGGTCGCCAAAGTAACGCCCACTCACCAGCTCCCCAAAGGAATTATTGTCTACTCCAATGGGAATGTGATCTGTCCAGCAGGGAAGGAACCTAGTCCAGCTTCCGATCTGGGGAAGCAACCAGTCGAGGCTGGGAATGTTCAGTCGTCTTGTGACATCACAGTAGGGGATAGGTTATTCGGGGCTCTTCAGCACGTCAGTGTCCCTTCCTCTGCCCCTCCGCTCCTCCCTAGGGCAACCCTAGCCCCTATAGTGTCTACACCTGGCATCAAGCTGGTGGAACAGTGTGTAGAAGAGGTACTTTTAGCCCCCAAACTACCCCCCTCTGTGTCCTACATCACCCTCCAGGGTATCTGCCCTCTCCCCACGGTCACTGCAGCCTTGCCCCAGCCTGCCACCCCAGCCCCTAGTATCACCGTTGCAGCCAGTCTGGACACCCCACTCTCGCTCCATCCTGTCCCCAGCTTTACAGCCCTTCCCCAGGTCATAACCACCCAGAACGCTGCCATCAGGACTATGAGCTATACGACTATCAACAGCAGCCCAACCGTCCTCGGGGCCAGTGCAGCAGGGAGCACACAGACCACCTGGACTACCTTACAGCTGGCTGGGAACACAGTGCAACCAGTCTGCCAGTCACTCCCCACCCCAGAGACTAGCACCTCTGGGCAGCAGAGTATCCAACAGATTGTGGGCACTAAACTATCAGTTCAACCCATTCATATTCAAATGAAGCCACAGGTACCCACACAGCCCCAGACAACCATCACTGGCCATATCCAAGCCCAGCCTTCTATCCAGAGGAAACCCCAGCTACGGCCAGCTATCCTGGCCCAGCACCAGGCCCAGCCAGTCGTGGCTTCCCAGCCACAGTGTACTGTCCTTCCTCAGTCAGCCATAATGCCCCAGCCTGCTGTGGTAGCCCACTCAACTATGATGTCACAACCTCAACCtgctgtacaacaacaggtaacAGTCCCCTCCCATCCTAAGACTGTCCTCATGACTCAACCCCAACCAGCTATGGTTCCTCAGGTCCAGGCTCAAGCTCACCCCCAGTCAGCTGTTAGGCCCCTCCTTCAGACCATGCAGGTATTGCAAATGAACCCTACTGGGACAGCAGTTGCTGGGGTAACGACTCCCCAGAACACTAACAACCCGAGTGTTGTCATCCTACAGCAGGCCAATCCCTGCTCAGCCCAGTCGGTTGTCAGGGACGACTTAACCAATCAGACGCCTTGTCAGCACATCGTCATCATCCAGGCCTCCAATCAGCCTCCACCTGCACCTCCTCAGAACCCTCAGGTTGGCATGGTGCCTGCGGCAGCACCCAATCAGATTGTCGCTACCAGCTCCACAACTTCCACCACTGGGCAACAGATCGTTGGGGGTAAACAGTTGGTTCACATTCTACCACGTCCCGTCCCTCAAACCCAGACACCCCAAGCCCCCCCGGTTCCGCCGAACCCTCAGACCATCACTGTGAACGGGCAGGTGTTTGCCCTGCAGCCCATGAAGACCTCAAAGTCAGGCTGTAAGGGTGGCCAGAGCAGTCTCCAGCTGATCCAGCCCAGCACCGCTGAGGAGCCCAGCACCGCTGAGGAGCCCACCACCAACATGGCTCTGCACACCCTGGAAGCCCTCAGCAGTCTCAACCAGAGCTTCTCACAGGGCATGCCGTCGTGCATCTCCACCCAGAGTAACGTCCAGCGAACCCTAGCCTCACCATCCTACTCTATAGTGCCACAGCAGAAGTTATCTTCTGTCCCCATTTTAGCAGCTCCACACAGTTCCCCCGTCAGGCAGATCCAGATCCCCAGTGTGACTCCACACAGACCTGGGCTGGCGATGGGTACAGGGAAGGCCTTGTGGAGACAGCCTGGCACAGCCTCAGTGCCCAGACCTAAGAGGGCCACCACCAAGGGGACCAAGTTAGTGAGGAAGAAGGAGCCCAAACAGGGACGGCCTGTCACCATCGCAGCGAAGCCAGTTGCTTTAACAGGGGACCATCTGGAACAAGAGGTCACTGTGCCTCAGGGAATCCCATCCTCTGTTGCTGTGACAGTTCAGCCAAAGCCACTCCCTGTCAGCACTACAGCTAACACACCCACAGTTAGTATTAGTGAGGCTTCAGCACAGACCAGACCTGTTGAGCTTAGTATCAACTCTACACTGTCCTCTCCAGAAGGTAATAGTGTGACTACTAGTTCATATAGTGGACCAACTGTCTCCAGTGAATGCACCACACAGAGTAAAACCTCTGTGACAAGTGTCACACCGTGTACTGCAGCagttagtagtggtagtagtattattattagctCCACACAGAGTGAACTCATTATCACTAGTGTTGTGAGTCTAGCTACTGTCACTTCTGCAGCAGATAAACCTACAGTCACTTCAACTGTTTCTTCTCAGAGTCAACAACCTGTGGTCGCCGTTAGTGACATGTCCACTCACCTCAGACCTACAGCCAGTTCAACTGTTTCTTCTCAGAGTCAACAACCTGCGGTCGCCGTTAGTGACATGTCCACTCACCTCAGACCTACAGCCAGTTCAACTGTTTCTTCTCAGAGTCAACAACCTGCGGTCGCCGTTAGTGACATGTCCACTCACCTCAGACCTACAGCCAGTTCAACTGTTTCTTCTCAGAGTCAACAACCTGCGGTCGCCGTTAGTGACATGTCCACTCACCTCAGACCTACAGCCAGTTCAACTGTTTCTTCTCAGAGTCAACAACCTGTGGTCGCCGTTAGTGACATCTCCACTCACCTCAGACCTACAGTCACTTCAACTGTTTCTTCTCAGAGTCAACAACCTGCGGTCGCCGTTAGTGACATGTCCACTCACCTCAGACCTACAGTCACACAGAACAGACAGCCGGTCACTACTACTATCAGCACTGTGCAAACTAGATCAGCTAGCACTAATGGCAGTTCTAGACAGAGCAGATCTATGGTGACCGGTGCCTGTTCCACGGTGACCAGGTCTACGGGTGTGATGTCTTCAGTAGCATGTCAACCCTCAGTCAGCACTGTAAACTCAATAGGAAGTAGACCAGTGGTGTCTCTCCAGTCTGCTCAGCTCACTTCGTCATCACAGGGTCAGACCATGCCAGCCAACAGCCAGGAGTCTCAGCCTACAACCCAGACACAGTCCCAGCCCATGGCTTCTCCTTCGGGCCCCTCCACTCCAACCCCCTGCTCCGGTGCCCTGTCTTTTGCCTCACCCTCTGTAACAGTCCCCATGACCATGCCATCAGAATACAGGAAATGGGTCCCCTATAACAGACCCTCGACCCAGCAAATGACCATGCCCACTTCCACACCATCCCATCCTGCTGAGCTGAAAGTGACAGCGGTGTCAGGCAGGGAGAAGGAACCTCAGGGAGAGGGCCACCCCAGCGCAGCGATGGAGAAAGCGAGCGTGAGGAGTGATGCTGCTCCCTCTAGAATGGACTACACTCTCCCACAGCAGGTGTACGCGCTAGACCACGAACCCATGGCTCAGCCTCCGGCTCctaacagacagactgactcgCTCATGTCTGGTGGCGCAGGTGGTGGAAGGAGCTTCTCTGTGGCGTCTATGCTTCCCACAGGCCACAGTGTCAGTTCCTCGCCAGGTCATTTTGGACCGTTCACTTTTGCCAGCGAGCAGGCTGATATCCTGGCTATGTTGGAGCAGGACAGTCCCGGGAGGAGGGTGGGGGGCTGCACCGTGGACAACTCCACCTCAACAAACACCCCAACACCTGCATGGGAACCCAACTCCAAGTCCCAGCAAGCCTCCAACAGCAAAGAGAGGGGTGCTGGACAACAGACAAAGCTCACCAAACAGATGGAGACTCCAGTGGCTAAACAGGTGTCTGTTAGGGGCCAGGCTGGAGATCAGACATCCGCAGTCAGACATCCACAGAACATCTCCTTCTCCCAGTCCCACTCTCGCCCCCAGAGCCAGGCCCAGTCTGGTACTTCCGGCACCCTCAGCGTCAACAACCTGATCCGGCCCAGCTCCAGCCAGCAGCAGGCCTACCCAGGCACCCTCAGTCTGGCTGGGCAGCTGGGCTCAGTCCCATCCCCTGCAGGGAACTCAGCCCATGTTTCCCAAAACTCCACCCCTGTCCTTCCTCCCTTCTCAGGCTCAGTCCAGCTGAACGAGTACTCCCCCCTGATGAGGCCCCAGGTGGGGGTGGGTGAGCCGCGATACATCAAGGACTTGTCCAAGCGGCCAGCCCAGGATGATGTGATACTGTCCAGCAGTAACAAGCGACAGAAGACCTGCTCGTCGGCCTCTAACGTGGGCCGCATAGAGGTCAAACCCCTGGACCACAGCCAGATGATGGTACCCCAGCTACCCCCTACCACCTCATCCATCATGACCAGGATCAACCCAGACGGAGTGGGTACCCTGTTCTCGGGCAACACCTTCATGAATACAATGCTCCGACCCACCGAGAGCCACTGCACCCCCCAGCtgcacacacaggaacacaaccAACCAGGTGTGCTCCACCTGCCCCATGGCCACCCCCAGCATGGTGCACCCCAGCCAGGCCAACACCTCGGGGGGAACCCCTAcctgaagcagcagcagcagcaacaacaggaGCACCAGAGGCACCACCTGTACCAGCTCCAGCACCACCTGATCCAGCCTGACCCTGCACAGCTCCACAGCCTCCACCAGAGGGCGCTGCAGCAGGTCCAGAAGAAGCgggggctggttggagggggtcAGAAACAACACCACCAGAAGGGAGGAGTTCAGCAGCACCAGCATCAACAGTCACAacaatcacatcaacaacaacctCAAACACACCAGCAGCACCAGCAACAGTCGCAGCAACAGTCACAACAACAGCACCAACAGCAAACACAACAACAGCACCAACCACAAGCCCTGTCACAGCAGCAACATCTACAACAACACCctcaacagcagcagcagagctCCCACTCCAGACACCAGCACCTCCAGCAGCAACAGATCCAGCAGCAGCACTTTGGGTCGCAGCACCAGGAGAAGAGCTGTGAGGCCCAGCCAGGACCAGCGGGACCCAGAGGTCACCACAGCAGCCACCTGGCCCAGGAACACCTCAAGGTACAGGAACTACTGAGGCtgtgttgaatacataatgataatGATTTTATTATCTTGTTTTGTGGCTCTGGGTATACATTAAAAACATGTCCACgccctccattaggatgatttAGAATGAAGTCTGTTTTCTGTATGTTTTTATCCATtattttcttctctcctctttcccctcccttcAGTCTGATCAGGACCACAGCACCATGCAGAGGCTGATGAGCTCTAGAAACCTGGAGCAGCACCTGACCTCCCAGCCCAGCAACCCTGCCTCCCAGCCCTCCGACCTGGGCTGTGCCCCCCCGCGCCAGGATCACCACCGGGTCTCCAGCTACTCTGCAGAGGCCCTCATTGGGAAGGGCTCGTCTAGTGATGAGCAGCAGCGCATGGTGCTCCATCTGCAGGCCACCCGCGGTACTACACAGGAACAGCCAGACCTACGGGGATACCTGGACACACCCAGAGTGAAGGGCAACGTCACACACAACCCTCAGAGCCGGCTGCCCCCAGACCACCCAGGTTCTGCAGACGTCCAGAGGGTCTCTGAGTGTCCTCCATTTAAAACAATGGCTGGTGCTGAAGGGGGGCATCAGCTGGGGGGCTTTGAGGACACGACACCTAAATCAGGTCCCTCTCAGAGAGGCCAGCAGGGGGGTTTCAGGATGAACCCGGGGCCTCCAGGGGATGGGCGAACCCGTGGGGGGTACAGTGGACCCCATCCTGGGACGCAGGGGGTGCAGATTGGTGCTCCAGGTCTTACCCGGGACCAGGAAGGGTGTCATCAAAGTTTTATGCAGAGTCTCCTGGAGCAGAacgaccaccagagggcagtccAGTGCTGTCCTCCGGTCAGTATGGAGTACAGCTGTGTTTCTGGCAACTTGGCAGGGGACATGCAGGCTAAAGCTTCCAGCCCCAGTGTTCCTCCCACCCAGAAGGCCCCAGCTATGAGGCTTGGGGAGGGCAACAAGGGCCACATTCCTCATGGTAGTGGGAACATGGGCACCCACCCAGGGGTACGGACAGGCCTCCCCCACCCTCTTACCCCCCACAGCAGCTCTGAGCCAGGCCGCACCACAGCCTCCTCCAGACCGCCCACCGCAGTCAGCCAGCGCTCCCGCCAAATTACCCAGGAGGCCCAGAGCGGGAAGCTGAGGCCTGGAGAGCGACCACGGTCAGGCAGCCTGAGACCTGGGAACCCCTTTGAGCCTGACGTCCACCTGCTGGGTCGACCACAGTCAGGGAGTGAGGCGCGGCGCAGCAGTATCGTTCGCTTTATGGCAGACAGTGCCCAGGTCGCCGGGGACAACAACCTGGTGCCTGACCAACACCTGGCCCAGAACTTTGGCTTCTCCTTCATGCCGGATGGAGGAATGAACCTCCCTCCTATCAACACTAACTCTACTTTCATCCCCCCTGTTAGCCAGACCAACTCCTCCCGCCCCTCGGCCCTGCTCCCCGTAGAACCGCAGAACACCTTACCCTCCTTCTACCCCTCCTACCCCCCTGCCGCCCACCCCAGCCTGGCCAGCGACATCCCCATCCAGTACTTCTCCAACCAGATGTTCACCAGCCCCAGCGCCGACAAGAGCAGTTCTGCCCCCCTCAACAACCGCTTCGGCTCCATCCTGTCTCCCCCGCGCTCCGTAGGGTTCGCCCAGGCAACCTTCCCCCTACTCTCAGACATGCCCCCTATGCCCATCAGCAActcctctggcatcaccccaCACCTGTCCAACTTCAGCCTCACTTCGCTGTTCCCTGAGATCGCCACGGCGATGCAGCCTGATGGTTCTGTCATGCCAATGTCCCCTTTGCTGTCCCTCTCCAACAATTCCTCTGCAGACTCAGGCAAGCAGCCCAACCGCCTCGCCCACAACATCAGCCATATCCTGGGGCATGATGGGAGCTCTGCCGTGTAGGTGAGAGGACTTAAGGTGTTGTCGTGCCAACGTGGCAGTCAGGAATGTTCTGATTCCATTTCAGACATTTATTGAGTTGTATTACGTGGAGTAATGTCATGCCATGGCTAATTGAATTGACAGGATTTCAACTCTTCTGTTTGGATTAAAGCGGGTGGAAGGGCTGGTGATCTTTTCTGTTGGTCAGCTGAATGGTATTTAGGATATTATTTATGGTTAGTGTTATACTTTAACTTTCTGTCAGTTCTATTGATACCCTAACATGGCAGCGGATGCCCTAGTTACTGAAGTCATAGCATTTCACTGATCAGGCACTCCTATGACTAGGATGGGGGAAATTAAGCTTGTAAACCATATGGTTTGCAAATAGGTCTGACGTGACGACTTATCTGCTCGTAAAATTATATGAAGAGTTTTGTACTTTCATTGACTAACTTCTAAGAGGATTTATTTGAAAAACGTGCGCAAAATTCTCAAATTTAAATTTACTAACTTAAAATCAGGGTGTACAGTACAGAATTTATGAGATGTTTTGTAAATAAGTTTCTTATGATAATTGTTACTTTGATATGTGTgtatctgtaaataaataaagttGATTAACATTTTTTTAATTGATTAGAACTTTGTAAATGTCCAGTTGTCATCAGTTTCCGTTCCTAAATAGTCACAGTACTGTAGGGGCCTTCAGTTGGGTGAAGGACAAATCAAGTGAGGGATGAATCTGAAATGGAATCTTTGTGATTACACCTACTTATTTCAATTCCGTACAAACCGCAAACCATTTAACAGGGTTAAAATGAAACGCAAAAACAACTAAGGAAATGTCATTATAAGCTTTATTTACATGCAATAGTGCTTCTGCCTGTGTAACCATGATGTCTACACACATAAAGATGGGTTATAGATTCAGGAACTCCTTCATTTTGATCTCAGACGCCTCGTGGGGAAGGCTAATACTGATGCACCTAGCTGTGAGGGAAGAATAATAGTGACACACCAGTCGGATTCCCTCACAAGGCACAGTCGTTTGGAATAGTGGCCAGCATAAACAGTAAACAGACTGTCATTTCTGTCTAAAATAAAATGGAGCAGATAAAACTTCCAGAATCTTTCCCATTCAGTGATAAGAAAAAAGAAATCATGCTCCCAAAAATAAATAACTATACAATATATAAATCTCTGTACTGTAAAAATAACAAAAGGCAGAATGCTATGAAGTTGCATACGCTCGTTAATACTTTGTTAATGATGAAAAATGCATAATATTTCTCAGTTATTTCTATACAAAATGGAAGACGTTGAGAATCGCACCATTATGACAACACTGAACAGGATTGAAGTGGGAGTATATACACAACACTGCATCACAACATACATGAGGTTTGTGTCCAATGTGCATTATCATTGAGCATATTCAGGTAGTACCTCGTCCAAATGCTTGCTCTCCATTCGCCTCTACCGAGCGGCACAACCCTGTCCATTGGTCTTTTATTTCCAGCTGAGGAGAGTATAATAACCAGATGTCTGACTTGTGGAACATTTGAATTCTACAGGGAATGACTGAGGAGACTGGTCAGAGAAACAGTGGAATGGCACTTCTCTCTATCCTGTAGTATCTCATCCACATTCTGTTGAAGATTTCATTTGTGACTTATATCAGCACCAGGATTGGAATCACATTCAAATACTCCCCCTTCCTCCTCAAGAAATGCAGACATTAATATATACGAACACAGATCTGTCTTTATAACACAGAGTAGGATTACAGCGTGATAACAGAAACTCCCTTTGTCCTGGTTGTAGCGAAAGGGCCCACAGATAAGTGTCTTTCAATATGAACATATTCTTGTACACAGCATAAAACAATGTTTTTGTATGTACAAAAGCataaatatataaatacctgTGATACAAAAATAAATACTTTGTGTTTTCTGTTTTTCTGATAGCGTTTTTTCAAGCGTCCGTTTAATCTGACGTCCCTTGTTCTACCGGCGGTGTTTCACTCTGGAGGGTGTTCACTTCCTGGAGTGGAAGTGCATCTTGGGATTCTGGCGTTGTAGCTGCTGAGGTTGTCGCCTTGGAGTCCTCCTCCAGTGatagcagaggagagggagagcagggtaGGTCTACACAGACAGAGGGGAATATAATACATGTTCATCTAAAATGGTCATTTGAAATCTGCAGTGGGCATAACACACATTCATAGCTCCTTAAGCATGAGGTAAATGCATAAGTTGCATAATGTTAAAGTTTTGTGAGAACGGACTTGTACCTTGATTGATGTCATTCTCCTTTATGATATCCCCATTGTAAAAACgggtgttccccgtcaggtcctGACTGCTGATTGGCTGTTCTGAGGTGTTGAGTAGCTGGAGGGTGGAGTCATCAGGCAGAAAGCAGTGATCTTCTCTGTCCCCATGATGCTCAGGCTCACTGATAGAGGGACATGTTTGGGTGAGAATGCTTCTATATACACatgtgtacatacacacacagagacggacCGACTGACTGAAATTGAGGATGTGAGAACAGTCCTGTACCTACCTGTTAGAGTAGTGGTAGACTGGGACGTGTCCGTTTGACATGGTCTGTGCTAGTAGCGTGCCACACTCCATATCATACTCCACATCCTCCTGCAACAGGAACAAGAGACATCAGTTAGACTTCTGTTATTCATGAAAAACAATGTGCCCAAAATGGATATGCTCCCAACAGGAATTTATCAGTGAGAAGCACAAGACACGAACTTGGCGAGCTTAGGTTCCCAATGGGGACAGAACTCAGTCTGACCTGATGTAGTCCTGGCAGGCAGTGTGTGGGTGGATGGTGTTTCCCGTTGGAGGTGTACAGTCCGATGGGTGGGTAGACGGCGTGCGGTGGGGGCAAGTGGGGGTCCAGGTGGCAATGCCCGACCAGTGCCAGGCCCTGCAGGGGCACCATGGTGTACTggcaggaggagacaggggacgcCACAGCTGGGAAACACAGGTCTGACATTTCCTCTGGAGGGGAGAAAACACAAGTACCGTTGTTAGACATGGAAGGACTTCCAGGGCTGATATATCAAGGGATTAGTCAATTCAAAATGGCAGGATTGGTcagttacattttagtcatttagtagatgtagagcgacttacagttagtgcattcatcttaagatagcttcAATACATCTGACAAACACATATTACAGTTATAGtcagtacatttttcctcaataaagtaacTATTAGCAAAGTCATAAAGGGGGAGGGGAATTATACTTTtttgtacttttacccctttttctccccaattggtagttacagtcttgtcccatttctgtaactcccctacggactcgggagagccaaaggtcaagagccatctgtccaagccgcactgcttcttgacacactgctcgcttaacccggaagccagccaaatcatgtgtcggagaaaacactgTCCAACTGGTGACCGAAGTCACCTTGCAGGTGCCCAGCCcgtcacaaggagtcgctagagcccgatgggacaaggacatccccgctagccaaaccctcccccaaccccgacgacgctgggccaactgtgcgccgcctcatgggtctcccggtcacggccggctgtgacacagcttgggattgaacccggggctgtagtgactcctcaagtgccttagaccgctgcgccactcaggaggggGAATATTTGAGATACTCTTTGAGTTCAAACAACTACAGTTTGTTGGTGACTAAATCGAACTTGATCCaacaactactaccaccaccctcctcctcatcatcatcctcatcactaCTCACTCTCTTTGGCCCAGGCTCTCCACAGGCAGAAGGGGATGAAGGCTACGATGATGAACACGAGGGCCCCCAGGACCACGCCCACTATGAGGTAGGGGAGGTCGCTGGGACGGGGCACAGGCCCCCCAGAGTGCTCTGGTCTCTGGGACGACGTCTCCGACGGGGAGGGCCGCTGGTTCAGACgagctgggggagggaggggttcATTTAGTTGATGTAACATTTATTACAGTCAGGCTATCAAATTCATTCTAGAAACAATGATGCTTTTTTAGCATTTCTCTGTGAGAGTACACGTGTGAATGAGATGGCTatacaggtagagacagagatcTGCTTACCTTTAGTTTCTAAGATAACCACGTTGCCAaactcgctctctcccccctcgttGAAGCTCTGCATCTTGATGTCGTAGGCCGTCTCAGGCTGCAGGTCACTGATAGAGTGCCAGTAGCGGTCACCCTCCACCACGTCCTTCTTATAGTCACTGTCGTTGTCACTGTCTGTCGGCCGGTAGAAGATGTAGAAACCGTAGACAGGGGTGTTGTTGACGGCAGTGTACTGTGGTGAGAAAATATATGAAAGATTGAATATTTACAAAATGATAGTAATTTGAGTTTTCAGCCATACGTATAAGATAACAACACAAACATAAAGGACACAGCCTGTTCCACTCACTGTCCACTTGAGGATGATGGTGGTCTCGTTGATGGCTTCATTATAAGTGATGTAGGGTCCGTCTACAGGGCGTTCGTTGGGCCTGCCGCCACCCAACACCGTGTAGGCCTTAGAGGGGACACTGGGGGGGCTGGCGCCAATCACATTCACTGCCAACACACGGAACTTATAAGACATGCCTACAGGGAAACAGAAAGCACACACGGGTTAAAATAACCAAACaaacctctgtctttctctgaccACACATGGTGACCAGATGGTAACCATGTTGATTACTTAGTCATTATTCAAATAGGTATGATTATGATGATTATTAAAA encodes the following:
- the LOC129859098 gene encoding basic helix-loop-helix domain-containing protein USF3-like; the protein is MPEMTENQTPGHKPRKKKNKESHNAVERQRKEKINAGINRIGDLLPCSQALKQSKNMILDQAYLYISELQKQNDAMLLEGGERVQVEEIRRLRRQLDELRRESGHYIELLKAHDINFLDDPTVHWKGKLRCAKVAKVTPTHQLPKGIIVYSNGNVICPAGKEPSPASDLGKQPVEAGNVQSSCDITVGDRLFGALQHVSVPSSAPPLLPRATLAPIVSTPGIKLVEQCVEEVLLAPKLPPSVSYITLQGICPLPTVTAALPQPATPAPSITVAASLDTPLSLHPVPSFTALPQVITTQNAAIRTMSYTTINSSPTVLGASAAGSTQTTWTTLQLAGNTVQPVCQSLPTPETSTSGQQSIQQIVGTKLSVQPIHIQMKPQVPTQPQTTITGHIQAQPSIQRKPQLRPAILAQHQAQPVVASQPQCTVLPQSAIMPQPAVVAHSTMMSQPQPAVQQQVTVPSHPKTVLMTQPQPAMVPQVQAQAHPQSAVRPLLQTMQVLQMNPTGTAVAGVTTPQNTNNPSVVILQQANPCSAQSVVRDDLTNQTPCQHIVIIQASNQPPPAPPQNPQVGMVPAAAPNQIVATSSTTSTTGQQIVGGKQLVHILPRPVPQTQTPQAPPVPPNPQTITVNGQVFALQPMKTSKSGCKGGQSSLQLIQPSTAEEPSTAEEPTTNMALHTLEALSSLNQSFSQGMPSCISTQSNVQRTLASPSYSIVPQQKLSSVPILAAPHSSPVRQIQIPSVTPHRPGLAMGTGKALWRQPGTASVPRPKRATTKGTKLVRKKEPKQGRPVTIAAKPVALTGDHLEQEVTVPQGIPSSVAVTVQPKPLPVSTTANTPTVSISEASAQTRPVELSINSTLSSPEGNSVTTSSYSGPTVSSECTTQSKTSVTSVTPCTAAVSSGSSIIISSTQSELIITSVVSLATVTSAADKPTVTSTVSSQSQQPVVAVSDMSTHLRPTASSTVSSQSQQPAVAVSDMSTHLRPTASSTVSSQSQQPAVAVSDMSTHLRPTASSTVSSQSQQPAVAVSDMSTHLRPTASSTVSSQSQQPVVAVSDISTHLRPTVTSTVSSQSQQPAVAVSDMSTHLRPTVTQNRQPVTTTISTVQTRSASTNGSSRQSRSMVTGACSTVTRSTGVMSSVACQPSVSTVNSIGSRPVVSLQSAQLTSSSQGQTMPANSQESQPTTQTQSQPMASPSGPSTPTPCSGALSFASPSVTVPMTMPSEYRKWVPYNRPSTQQMTMPTSTPSHPAELKVTAVSGREKEPQGEGHPSAAMEKASVRSDAAPSRMDYTLPQQVYALDHEPMAQPPAPNRQTDSLMSGGAGGGRSFSVASMLPTGHSVSSSPGHFGPFTFASEQADILAMLEQDSPGRRVGGCTVDNSTSTNTPTPAWEPNSKSQQASNSKERGAGQQTKLTKQMETPVAKQVSVRGQAGDQTSAVRHPQNISFSQSHSRPQSQAQSGTSGTLSVNNLIRPSSSQQQAYPGTLSLAGQLGSVPSPAGNSAHVSQNSTPVLPPFSGSVQLNEYSPLMRPQVGVGEPRYIKDLSKRPAQDDVILSSSNKRQKTCSSASNVGRIEVKPLDHSQMMVPQLPPTTSSIMTRINPDGVGTLFSGNTFMNTMLRPTESHCTPQLHTQEHNQPGVLHLPHGHPQHGAPQPGQHLGGNPYLKQQQQQQQEHQRHHLYQLQHHLIQPDPAQLHSLHQRALQQVQKKRGLVGGGQKQHHQKGGVQQHQHQQSQQSHQQQPQTHQQHQQQSQQQSQQQHQQQTQQQHQPQALSQQQHLQQHPQQQQQSSHSRHQHLQQQQIQQQHFGSQHQEKSCEAQPGPAGPRGHHSSHLAQEHLKSDQDHSTMQRLMSSRNLEQHLTSQPSNPASQPSDLGCAPPRQDHHRVSSYSAEALIGKGSSSDEQQRMVLHLQATRGTTQEQPDLRGYLDTPRVKGNVTHNPQSRLPPDHPGSADVQRVSECPPFKTMAGAEGGHQLGGFEDTTPKSGPSQRGQQGGFRMNPGPPGDGRTRGGYSGPHPGTQGVQIGAPGLTRDQEGCHQSFMQSLLEQNDHQRAVQCCPPVSMEYSCVSGNLAGDMQAKASSPSVPPTQKAPAMRLGEGNKGHIPHGSGNMGTHPGVRTGLPHPLTPHSSSEPGRTTASSRPPTAVSQRSRQITQEAQSGKLRPGERPRSGSLRPGNPFEPDVHLLGRPQSGSEARRSSIVRFMADSAQVAGDNNLVPDQHLAQNFGFSFMPDGGMNLPPINTNSTFIPPVSQTNSSRPSALLPVEPQNTLPSFYPSYPPAAHPSLASDIPIQYFSNQMFTSPSADKSSSAPLNNRFGSILSPPRSVGFAQATFPLLSDMPPMPISNSSGITPHLSNFSLTSLFPEIATAMQPDGSVMPMSPLLSLSNNSSADSGKQPNRLAHNISHILGHDGSSAV